The following proteins are encoded in a genomic region of Bacteroidales bacterium:
- a CDS encoding L,D-transpeptidase family protein encodes MFKKILKYILLLSITLIIIWYFFPQKKLDTSKTIDKITVIKHKRELNVYSKGELLKTYSISLGREPIGDKHFEGDNKTPEGIYTINDKNSNSAYHLNLGISYPNKKDRTFAKKHNKSPGGLIKIHGLKNGYGFIGKFHRWADWTQGCIAVTNKEIEELYHNVPLGTPIEILE; translated from the coding sequence ATGTTTAAAAAAATCCTAAAATATATTTTATTACTCTCTATAACTTTAATCATTATTTGGTATTTCTTTCCACAAAAAAAATTAGACACATCAAAAACTATAGATAAAATTACAGTCATCAAACATAAACGAGAGTTAAATGTCTATTCAAAAGGAGAACTTCTAAAAACATATTCAATATCTTTGGGCAGAGAACCGATTGGTGATAAACATTTTGAGGGAGACAATAAAACACCTGAAGGAATTTACACCATTAATGATAAAAATTCGAACAGCGCTTATCATTTAAACTTGGGGATTTCTTATCCGAACAAAAAAGACAGAACATTTGCAAAAAAACATAATAAAAGTCCGGGTGGTTTAATAAAAATACACGGTTTAAAAAACGGTTACGGTTTTATTGGCAAGTTTCATCGTTGGGCAGATTGGACGCAAGGCTGTATTGCTGTTACGAATAAAGAAATTGAAGAACTGTATCATAATGTTCCTTTAGGTACACCAATTGAAATTTTAGAGTAA